A segment of the Candidatus Pelagisphaera phototrophica genome:
ACGCGAGCGCGGTAATCGAACCCGGGTGTGTTTGTGCCCTCGTTGGACCTAGCGGCACGGGCAAGAGCACTTTCGCCAATCTCGTCCCCAGATTTTACGACGTACTTAAAGGGAGTATATCCATAGATGGAATTGATATACGTGAGTTCAATACGAACGACTTGAGACAGCGCATCGCAATCGTTTCCCAAGAACCCGTGCTCTTCGACGACTCAATCGCAGAAAATATCCGTCTCGGCCGACAAGACGCGACCGATGAAGAGGTTTTCGAGGCAGCTCAGCAGGCCTTCGCAGACGACTTCATCAAGGAACAACCAAAAGGATACCAAACGATTGTGGGTGAGCGAGGGACCCGTCTATCCGGTGGACAGAAACAGAGAATCGCCATCGCGCGAGCCTTTCTCAGAAACGCTCCAATCCTAATACTAGATGAAGCTACCTCCGCTCTCGATTCAGAAAGCGAGCGGATGATCCAGAAAGCCTTAGACAAACTAGTCGTCGGCAAAACGGTCCTAATTATCGCCCATCGTTTCAGTACGATCAAAAACGCGACCCAAATCCTCGTATTCGAATCCGGCAACATCATCGACGAAGGATCACATGCCGACCTCTACGCAAGTTGCCCCCTCTATAAGAGCCTCTATGACCAACAGGTTCGCTAAGAACGAGCGATCGAATGGTAAGCGTCAACCAGCTCTTTGGCTTCGCGCTCTATTGAGAAGCTCTCTTCCACGCGTAATCTCCCTGAACGTGCCATCTCAGTAAGTCTAGAGGGGGTTTCCGCCATAATTTTGAAAGCCTCAGCGATAGCATCGGAATCATTGCAGTCCACTAATCGTCCATCGGTACCATCTCGCACCACCATTTCGAATCCGCCTGTCCGACTAGCGATTACCGGTGCGCCGGCACTCATCGCCTCCAAGCAGGTAAGGCCAAATCCCTCCACGCGAGAAACTGCCGCTACGATTGACATCGCCCCATATAAAGAAGGTAGCTCATCAAATTCGACTTCACCCAACCATAAAAACCGATCGGATAGTCCCGCATCCTCAATATCCTTTTTGAGCGATTGAGCAAAACCTTCGAACTTGAGGGTCGTTTTACCAACGATCACCGCAGTGTATTCAGGGAACTGGGGCAATTTCTGAATCATCGCTCTGACAAATAGATCCACGCCTTTCTGTGGTCTTACCCTCCCAAAAACTCCAATCCCCTTTTTGCCAGGAAACCCCAGATCACTCCAAGTGCGCTCCTTGTCTTCGATATACGGGTACCGCTCAATCGCTATACCGTGAGGAATCACAAAGTCCGCCGGTTTCTCTAAAAAACTTCCCGCTCGATCAGAGGTTGTAATAATGGCATCCATTCTTTGGATCAAGAACCGCGTATAACGGCTGTGGTTCCGTTGTGCCGTTGAAGTGAATACTAGTTTTAAGGGTCTGCGGAACCAGTCTCTTAAGATGAGTCCCCAAAGCATCTCGATGTTTCGCCGGGCATGGTAGACCCTCATTAAACCGTTTGCGATCGGGCTCTTAGTAAGAGAAAGTAATTCTGGAAATCGGACTAACGGAATGCCTTCGCCCACAAAGGACTTTCCCCACACTACGAGGGGCACAAGATCTTTTTGACGCTCTACTGCTTGTAGCAATGTGGAAGTCACCCCAGAAAATCGCCTTCCCAAGTTCGGCAATATTACACGGGGTGATTCGATAGGCAAATGAGAGGAAGGCGTGGCCATTGAAAGGCATGGTGTACCAGCGAGTGCCGCTCCACGGCAAGCGTCTTCCTGAATCCCCTTTCGATCTTCAAAACTCTTAAAGGCAAAAAAGGGGCCCGGCTCTCCTTTCGGAAAACCGGGCCATAATCTGGCAATAACCTACTCTCACAGGACATTGCGTCCAACTACCATCGGCGGCTAAGGCTTTCACGGCCGTGTTCGGTATGGGAACGGGTGGGGCACCTTGCCTATTGTCACCAAAAGTCATAAATGAGGCTTCTTCCTACGCCTTGCCAAAGAACGCATGCCTTCATGGTGTTAAAGTATTCGGACAACGTTGTTACGCAATCCAAGTTAATAATCTTATTTCTTCTTTCTAAGAAAGTAATACAAGCGCCTAAAACGTAGAATATCACGACTAAATCTATCGAGTAATTAGTACTGGTTAGCTCAATACGTTACCGCACTTACACATCCAGCCTATCAACGTGGTGGTCTTCCACGACTCTCAAGGGAAAATTTATCTTGGGATTGGCTTGGCGCTTAGATGCTTTCAGCGCTTATCCATTCCGGACTTAGCTACCCGGCGATACCGTTGACACGATAACCGGAACACCAGCGGTCCGTCATTCTCGGTCCTCTCGTACTAAAGAATGAACCCCTCAATTTTCCTACGCCCACAGCGGATAGAGGACCGAACTGTCTCACGACGTTCTGAACCCAGCTCGCGTACCACTTTAATCGGCGAACAGCCGAACCCTTGGGACCTTCTCCAGCCCCAGGATGTGATGAGCCGACATCGAGGTGCCAAACCCCACCGTCGCTATGAACGCTTGGGTGGGATCAGCCTGTTATCCCTAGCGTACCTTTTGTCCTTTTAGCGATGGCAATTCCATATTCAACCACCGGATCACTTTGACCTGCTTTCGCAACTGCTCGACTTGTAAGTCTCACAGTAAAGCTCCCTTATACCAATATGCTCTATCGCCTGATTGCCAACCAGGCAGAGGGAACCTTCGTAATCCTCCGTTACTCTTTAGGAGGATACCGCCCCAGTAAAACTGACCCGCTAACACTGTCCCACAGCCAGTTAATGGCGTATGGTTAGACATCTAACAAACAAAGGGTGGTATTTCACCAACGACTCCTCAGTACCCTGAAGTACCGGATCAAAGTCTCCCACCTATCCTACGCATTGAAAATCAAATGCCAATATCAGCTTACAGTAAAGGTGCAAAGGGTCTTTCCGTCCTGCTGCGGGTACGCGGCATCTTGACCGCGACTACAATTTCACTGAGCATCTCTCCGAGACAGCGTTCAACTCGTTACACGATTCGTGCGGGTCGGAACTTACCCGACAAGGAATTTCGCTACCTTAGGACCGTTATAGTTACGGCCGACATTCACAGGGGCTTGGGTCCGAAGCTCTCACCTCAGACGTTCACCTTTCTGCATTGGTCACGTGTCACTCCCTATACATCGTCTTGCGACTTAGCAGAGAGCTGTGTTTTTGCTAAACAGTCGGTTGAACCTCTTAACTGCGACCTACCGAAGTAGGCACCCCTTCTACCGAAGATACGGGGCAAATTTGCCGAGTTCCTTAGAGAGATTTAACTCACGCGCCTTAGTATACTCAACCCGGATACCTGTGTCGGTTTGCGGTACGGGCGACAATAGGCTAACAACGAAGCTTTTACTTGAAGCTTGGTATCATCTGATCCCTCGCAGCCGTAGCTTTGAGGTCCCCACATTTCAGCTTAGAGAGAGCCGGATTTACCTATGCTCTCAACCTACGTGCTTAGACTGCCACATTCATCAGACAGCCAGATTAACCTTCTCCGTCACTCCGAAGATCAAACACCTTCATGCCGGTAGAGGAATATTAACCTCTTGTGCATCGATTACTCCTTACGGCCTCACCTTAGCTCCCGACTAACCCTGGGCGGACGAACCTTCCCCAGGAAACCTTATCCTTACGGCGAACAGGATTTTAACCTGTTTTATCGTTACTCATGCCTGCATTCTCACTTCCAAGCAGTCCAGGGTTGCTTGCCGCTTCCCCTTCGCTCCGCTTGGAACGCTTTCCTACTGCACGCTAATAAATTAGCGCACCCATGAATTCGGTACGTGTCTTAAGTCCCGATCATTTTCGGCGCAGATTCACTCGATGAGTCAGCTATTACGCACTGTTTAAATGGTGGCTGCCTCTAAGCCAACATCCTCATTGTCTGTGTAAATCCACATCCTTCTCCACTGAGACACGTTTAGGGACCTTATTCGATGGTCTGGGTTGTTGCCCTCTCGACTACGGACGTTATCACCCGCAGTCTGACTGCCGCGCTTCACCCCCTGGCATTCGGAGTTTGATTGGGGTTGGTAACCGGGTATGGCCCCTAGCCCATTCAGTGCTCTACCTCCAGGAGTCAGCACGCGACGCTATACCTAAATATATTTCGGAAAGAACCAGCTATCACGGGGTTTGATTAGTCTTTCGCTCCAAACCACAGCTCATCGGAACAGTTCTCAAGCTGTACCCGTTCGGTCCTCCACTTCATTTTACTGAAGCTTCAACCTGGCCATGGTTAGATCACCTCCGCTTCGGGTCTTATGCCAGCAACTCAGTAGCCCTATTCAGACTCGCTTTCGCTGCGCCTCCACATCGAAGATGCTTAGGCTTGCTACGGACATAAACTCACAGGCTCATTATGCAAAAGGCAGGCGGTCACTTCTCAAGGAAGCTCCCACTGACTTGTCTGCTATTGGTTTCAGTTTCTATTTCACTCCCCTAACAGGGGTACTTTTCACCTTTCCCTCACGGTACTAGTTCACTATCGGTCATCGTCGAGTATTTAGCCTTACGCAATGGTCTGCGCAGATTCACACCGGGTTTCACGTGTCCGGTGCTACTCAGGGTACCAGTAGGATGGCTATTGATTTCGCATACAGGGCCGTCACCTTCTATGGCGGCACTTTCCAGAGCCTTTTGCTATCAATAGTTTTTCCACGACCTGGCCCTACAACCCCCAGAGGATAAATCCTCCAGGTTTGGGCTGATCCGCTTTCGCTCGCCGCTACTTACGGAATCGATTCTCTTTCTTTTCCTCCGCTTACTGAGATGTTTCACTTCAGCGGGTATCGCTCTACCTTCCCTATATATTCAGGAAGGAGTAACGCAGTGTTACCTGCGCTGGGTTGCCCCATTCGGAAATCCCCGGGTAAAAGCGTATTTGCCGCTAACCGAGGCTTATCGCAGCTTATCACGTCCTTCGTCGCCTGACGATGCCAAGGCATCCTCCAATAGCATTGAGTAATTTAGCCGTGTCTATATTCTAGACGCTTGTGTTACTTTCTATAAAAATAAGAAAAATTTAAGATTATTAACTGTCAAAGAACAGGAAAATTGTTTCCTGGTAGATTCGTTTTATTCGACTGTTTTCAGAAAATGGTGGTCCCAGTTGGACTTGAACCAACGACCCTCGCGTTATCAACACGATGCTCTAACCAGCTGAGCTATGGGACCGTAACCAGAAAATGGTTTTGGGCGTGCCATCCGAAGCCGTCACTAGGCACTCATTACCCGTCCTTCGATGAAGCCACGGAGGGCATTCATTGCCTGATACCGATCCGGCGAAGAATGGTGGAGCCAGACGGGATCGAACCGACGACCTCCTGAATGCAAATCAGGCGCTCTTCCAACTGAGCTATGGCCCCATCTGGTCGAAATATTGAAAAACGAAGCTGTTAAAGAACCAGCGAAATTTATTTTGTACGATCAATCACAACCGTCTTTTGACTTACATGTATGAATACATGCTTGTCTCCAGATTCGACCATATCTTTTGTCCCGTTGAGCGGGACGCTAGATTCTCCTTAGAAAGGAGGTGATCCAGCCGCAGGTTCCCCTACGGCTACCTTGTTACGACTTCGTTCTAGTTACCAGCCTCACCTTAGGACATCGCCTCCCTTGCGGGTTAGCTAACATACTTCGGGCAAAACCGGCTTCCATAACGTGACGGGCGGTGTGTACAAGGCCTGGGAACGTATTCACGGCGCCGTAGCTGATGCGCCATTACTAGCGATTCCAACTTCATGGAGTCGAGTTGCAGACTCCAATCCGAACTGGGCCCAGCTTTAAGGATTTGCTCCACCTCGCGGTTTCGCGGCCTTCTGTACTGGGCATTGTAGCACGTGTGCAGCCCTAGGCGTAAGGGCCATACTGACTTGACGTCATCCCCACCTTCCCACTCTCATAGAGAGTTTGTCCCACTAGAGTCCCCAACTTAATGCTGGCAACTAGTGGCAGGGGTTGCGCTCGTTGCTGGACTTAACCAAACATCTCACGACACGAGCTGACGACAGCCATGCAGCACCTGTGAACAGACTCCGAAGAGAAGGGGGATTTCGCCCCCGGTCCTGTCCATGTCAAGCCTAGGTAAGGTTCTTCGCGTTGCATCGAATTAAGCCACATGCTCCACCGCTTGTGCAGGCCCCCGTCAATTCCTTTGAGTTTTAGCCTTGCGGCCGTAGTCCTCAGGCGGTACACTTATCGCGTTAGCTTGAACGCTCAAGGGGTCGAATCCTCGAACATCTAGTGTACAACGTTTACGGCATGGACTACAGGGGTATCTAATCCCTTTCGCTCCCCATGCTTTCGTGCCTGAGCGTCAGTAATCGTCCAGATAGCTGCCTTCGCCATTGGTGTTCCTCCAGATATCTACGCATTTCACTGCTACACCTGGAATTCCGCTATCCTCTCCGATACTCTAGCCAAGTAGTTTCGTAGGCAATTTTACAGTTAAGCTGCAAGATTTCACCTCCGACACACTTGGCCGCCTGCGCACCCTTTACGCCCAGTAAATCCGAATAACGCTTGAGGTCTCTGTATTACCGCGGCTGCTGGCACAGAGTTAGCCACCTCTTCCTCTCCAAGTTACATCAGGCACCCGGGTATTAGCCGAATACGGTTTATCCTTGGTGACAGGGGTTTACAATCCGAAGACCTTCATCCCCCACGCGGCGTTGCTCCATCAGGCTTTCGCCCATTGTGAAAGATTCGAAACTGCTGCCACCCGTAGGTGTCTGGACCGTGTCTAAGTTCCAGTGTGGCTGATCATCCTCTCAGACCAGCTACCCGTCTTAGCCTTGGTGAGCCGTTACCTCACCAACAAGCTGATAGGCCGCAAAGCCCTCCTTATACGCCAGGCCCGAAGGTCCCCGGCTTTAATTTCTTCTCCATGCAGAGAAGAATCACATGCGGTATTAATTCACCTTTCGATGAGCTATCCCCCATATAAGGGTAGGTTCTTTACGTGTTACGCACCCGTTCGCCACTCTCACGTTCAAATAGCAAGCTACTTGAACGATCTCGTTCGACTTGCATGTCTGAACCACGCCGCCAGCGTTCATTCTGAGCCAGGATCAAACTCTCCGAAAAATAGAGAGTTCAGAAATCCGTGGATTTTTGAACTACGCTGACAAACAAAAGTTTTTGTTTATCAGATACTTAAATAATTGATTGGGGTTGCAATCAATCGTACAAAATAAATTTCAAAGAACAGAAAATTCCATTTAGGAAAGCCTCCACCTATTTCAAATCCAAATGGCTCCGTCAAGCTATTAACAATAAATCTACTTTTAGAGATCAAAGGACGCACCTCTTTGGAACTGGAAAGAGCAAGGAGGACGAAAACTGTAAAATGCTGATTTGAAATCAAGCACTTTTTTGAGAAAGTTTTCGTCGACCAAACGATCGAATCTGGATCGGCTAGAGGGCGGTGTTGAAAAGAACGGAAGGGATCGGAAGCTGCCACATAGAAAACCGAAAGCAAGTGTTTTTTAAAAAAAGTTTTCGCACACAGAAATACCGTCATTTCCAGTCTGACTGGACCCCAATTGAAAGAACAAAGAACGACGGAAAGTGCCGTTTACACTAGGGCAATCAAGCTCAAATAAAAAAAGGTATAGAGAAGCCCTCGAGGCCTCTAAAGTGCCCGCTACCGGATCTCTCCTATCAAGGCTGGTCAATTCCTACCTCCATTCCCTGCCGATCTACCACAAAGGCTTTAGCGAACCGCGGGAGCTAAAAACCGGTTTCTCCACTTTTTCAGACCCAAAGGAAATCTCGCAATCTAAACCTCTATTTCGAAATTAAGCCGACATTAAGCCCTAATTTTTTCCGATGCCGCATGAAAAAGTAGAGCACTTAATCACCCTTCTTAAAGTACCCTTCTAATATATAAGCGAGCAAAATCGCTGTTTTGCGATCATTCCACGCTCGCAATAGGGCCAAAATCCGGCAAATTCTCGAATATCTTGGAAAATAAGATAATTGCATCCCAAGAAAAATCCATTAACGAACGACTTCTCTTAACACTAGAACCTTAACTCCCACAGAGCTTTGGATATAAAGGAAATAAAACAAATAGTCGACCTAATGAAAAAGTCCGATCTTTCGGAATTCGGGGTTGAGGAAGAAAATTTTAAGCTGAAAATCAAACGCGATACAGGGAAGGAAGCCCAACCTCACATCGTGAGCTATGCCCCCGCGCAGCCAAGTGCGCCCGTGCCGCAGGCCGCACCCGCGAGCGTGCCACAAGTAGAGAGCGACTCAGGGGTCTATATTACA
Coding sequences within it:
- the accB gene encoding acetyl-CoA carboxylase biotin carboxyl carrier protein produces the protein MDIKEIKQIVDLMKKSDLSEFGVEEENFKLKIKRDTGKEAQPHIVSYAPAQPSAPVPQAAPASVPQVESDSGVYITSPMVGTFYASSSPENPAYVKVGDTVSGDSIVCIIEAMKIMNEIQAEQSGDIAELLVENGQPVEYGQRLFRLS
- a CDS encoding glycosyltransferase family 4 protein, coding for MATPSSHLPIESPRVILPNLGRRFSGVTSTLLQAVERQKDLVPLVVWGKSFVGEGIPLVRFPELLSLTKSPIANGLMRVYHARRNIEMLWGLILRDWFRRPLKLVFTSTAQRNHSRYTRFLIQRMDAIITTSDRAGSFLEKPADFVIPHGIAIERYPYIEDKERTWSDLGFPGKKGIGVFGRVRPQKGVDLFVRAMIQKLPQFPEYTAVIVGKTTLKFEGFAQSLKKDIEDAGLSDRFLWLGEVEFDELPSLYGAMSIVAAVSRVEGFGLTCLEAMSAGAPVIASRTGGFEMVVRDGTDGRLVDCNDSDAIAEAFKIMAETPSRLTEMARSGRLRVEESFSIEREAKELVDAYHSIARS